TAAAAAAAACATTAGATAATTGGACCTGGTATGATTTTACACTAGAGAACCTGAATCGGGTCCCTCAAACATCCGGCGTTTATTGTCTGGGTGTTAACAGTAGCATCATCTACATCGGCAGCTCGAATAATCTTCATGAGCGGTTGACGGATCACTACTATTCAAATGATTCGTGTATCCAGCAGGCAAAGCAGTTCGCTATCGAACCCTGCAGCAACTACAGGGAAAGGGAAAAGCAGCGTCTGCGGGACTACCTTGCTCGCCACGGCAGGTTGCCTGTATGTAATGACCAAATCTAATTATTAACCTGAACACGACCCCGTCTTTTTCGGCGGGGTCAATCAATAATGGAGGATCGGTCCCATGGCTAAAAATGAAAAAGTGACCAGAGTTATCGACGGAGATACGTTTGAAACAAGCCGCAGAAAGCGTCCTGTTAGACTGGCAAATGTTAATGCTCCTGAGAAGGGTCAAAGAGGTGCACCAAAAGCTAAAAAAGATTTGGAAAACCTCATTTTAGGCAAAAGTGTCGATGTTGAAGCAGTTGCCAGAGATAAATACGGGCGGGCTGTCGCAAAGGCCAAGGTCGGCAATCGTATAGTAAATGCCGCTATGCGGCGGAAAGGGTACAAATAGGGACGCGTCATGCATATAAATGAAGACCAAAAATTGCAGGTTTTACTTACTGAACTTCAGGAACGATATAACGCATCTCATAAGATTCGGGAACGCAGCACCCAGTTCACATTGTGGATTTCTGGTATGGCTATCGGTCTTGGGTGGTTGTTGATAAGCCAAAAAACGTTTGCGCTTTCCCAGCGGATTGCACTGACACTTCTTATAGCGGCTCTTTTCGCTGGCACTATTTATTTCATAATGGGATTGCGAAGGGGTTCCAAAAAAAATCGCGAAGCCATGATCAGGTGTGAGAGCGCTTTGGGCATGCATGATACCGACGCTTATTTGGAGGGCAAATCACTTTTGCCACGGGAATATAGTCAAACAGATCGCAAGTGGAGCGACCATTTTTGCACTCTTTGTGTATGGTTGATTTTGGTGGCATTGTCACTGTTTATCCTCACCTGGACGTGCCCTGATCCAGCGAAAAACCATTCGTCCAATATCAAAACTCAACAAATCAAAGGAGAAAAAAATAATGGCTGATTTACATAGTGAGTTCAGAACATTTCATGATCGAATTGCATTGGATTCCGGAAAGAAGGAATCCCTTAAAAAGTCTCGCGATGCCATCCGACAACGAATTCGTAAATATTTTCGGGATAGTCTTAAGGTAGTGCAACCGAAATTCCACGGTCAGGGTTCCTATGCGATGGGTACAATGGTTAATCCCTTAGATGGCGAATTCGATATTGATGACGGAGTCTATCTTCAACATCTGGATAAAAATGACGATAGTGAGTGGCCGACTCCCGAAACTGTTCACCGGTGGGTGGTAAAGGCGACCGATGGCCATACAAACGAGAAACCCATTGACAAACGAACCTGTGTTCGCGTGCGGTATGCCGGGCAATATCATGTTGATTTACCGATATACGCAGAACTTGATGGTGAATACATGCTGGCTGAAAAAGGGGCGAAAGGTTGGCATCGCAGTGACCCCAAAGCACTCACTCAATGGTTTATCGAACAGATAAAACAACATAATGAACAGCAACGCAGAATAGTCCGTTATTTGAAGGCATGGGCTGACTTCCAATCCGGCAGGAGGGGGAAGATGCCTAGCGGACTGATACTGACAGTGCTGGCAGCTGAAAACTTCCGTGCCGATGAAAGGGATGACCTTTCTC
This genomic interval from Candidatus Desulfatibia profunda contains the following:
- a CDS encoding GIY-YIG nuclease family protein produces the protein MNRVPQTSGVYCLGVNSSIIYIGSSNNLHERLTDHYYSNDSCIQQAKQFAIEPCSNYREREKQRLRDYLARHGRLPVCNDQI
- a CDS encoding thermonuclease family protein, yielding MAKNEKVTRVIDGDTFETSRRKRPVRLANVNAPEKGQRGAPKAKKDLENLILGKSVDVEAVARDKYGRAVAKAKVGNRIVNAAMRRKGYK